The proteins below are encoded in one region of Halocatena salina:
- a CDS encoding HTH domain-containing protein, protein MSDNARSSTRIELYVRSLSSGTGVQVETMIDRLEAFRTDGEIDDYTVTVWGSRVSTDPAVARTDAGATIRERVAEFKQWATECGATLEGGFDRETVHSAITGETHEFISLPSVAMACRRNGELEWVVPSATAEEAPPTTPMDRIRTLANERQGSEPGERATIPSDD, encoded by the coding sequence ATGTCCGACAATGCCAGATCGTCCACGAGAATAGAACTGTACGTTCGGTCACTTTCCTCGGGAACCGGGGTACAAGTGGAGACGATGATCGACCGTCTCGAGGCGTTCAGGACCGATGGGGAGATCGACGACTACACAGTCACGGTGTGGGGTTCGCGGGTAAGCACCGATCCCGCAGTCGCTCGTACGGACGCCGGGGCAACGATCCGAGAGCGAGTCGCCGAGTTCAAACAGTGGGCCACCGAGTGCGGTGCGACGCTCGAAGGCGGGTTCGACCGGGAGACCGTTCATTCGGCGATCACCGGCGAAACCCACGAGTTCATCTCGTTGCCGAGCGTGGCGATGGCCTGCCGGCGCAACGGGGAACTCGAATGGGTCGTCCCGTCCGCTACCGCCGAGGAAGCCCCCCCAACAACACCGATGGACCGGATCAGGACGCTCGCTAATGAGCGACAGGGATCCGAACCGGGCGAGCGTGCCACTATCCCGAGTGACGACTGA